The segment CTGGCATTTACAGTAGTAACGTTGGGGTTCGGGTGAATGTTGTCAGCATTTTAGGGATCACTGGCAGTGTCCTTGCCAAAGAAGATGGCACACTTGAAACGCTTAAGACCATCGGATGCTTCCTGCTTGAGGTTGCCACGAAAGACCCTTTCTTGGTGGTTGCAAGAGAAGCTTTGAACGCTCTCTTTGATGTTTTTGCAGATGGGAAAGAAGCCGAAAGGGCCTCGGTTCAAATTAAGTTGTTATCTGCACTGAAAGAATTCCAGCCTGTCTTCAAAGCGAAGATAcgaaaagaagggagagaaaaatacaGCCCAGAGCAATCGTGTGTTCTTGACAACGTGGAGATGAACTTGAGAAGGTTCGTTGCTTATCAAGAAACTGTTGAAAATGACTCAAGCGTTAAGCCTTTGGAGGAGAGACCCGCCCGTGTCCTACCCGCCGTGCCCAGTGCCAAAGAGCTCGAAAGGGATTCCTCAAGGCTGGCTGCACGTGTCTAAGTGTCAGTTTAGAATATCTGTGTTCCTACTTTAAATTGAAGTTCTCATGTCTGTGAGAACTTCCCCTCTAATCTCTGAAATCAGTTGCGCTTCCGGTCCTTTCTAAATCCTGTGCCTGGCGTGTTTTATTAAGCCAGAAGCACCAGGAACAGAAACTTGGGGCTTCTTAGGTGGTTCTTTGTGAACACTGAAGAAACTCAGAAGCAGTCTTGTTTTCCTGGGCTGGTGAGATCTGGGGTGTGGGGTGCTTGCCTCGTGTGCccctgaccccagttccatcatCCCTGGtactcaggcactgccaggtgtgacccaacacgaCGCCTTCCCCCAGATCGGttcaaagcaaacacacaaaaatcatgTTTCCCTTGAATTCTGCCAATGAAAATTCAAAGCATTGCTTTGATGGTTTTTTAAGCCAGTATCATCTAATAGTAACACTGAATCTTA is part of the Sorex araneus isolate mSorAra2 chromosome 2, mSorAra2.pri, whole genome shotgun sequence genome and harbors:
- the LOC129401830 gene encoding HEAT repeat-containing protein 3-like, which translates into the protein LQSLVSLLDVNHLGGAQALQTLAQHLSQLLFSQPDFAKNIDFLEAISSALRALLQTMASKNISQCMTPDQLVTLCKAGIYSSNVGVRVNVVSILGITGSVLAKEDGTLETLKTIGCFLLEVATKDPFLVVAREALNALFDVFADGKEAERASVQIKLLSALKEFQPVFKAKIRKEGREKYSPEQSCVLDNVEMNLRRFVAYQETVENDSSVKPLEERPARVLPAVPSAKELERDSSRLAARV